The DNA window CATCCAGCCTTTCTCTGACCTCGTCCACTGTTGGAGTCTTGAGCACATgagttgttttcctttttatcACATCTAATTTATGCTTTGAATTGTTTTGTTTCATATGTTTCCAAAAGTGTGATAGTTGAACTCTTCTTTATGGTCAATCTTGCTACATGGTTTTGCACTTTCCATATGGAATCAAATGATGCTTGTATGTTGCAATTATTATTCCATGCTTGTTTGAATAACACAACACACTCTTTTATGTTTTGGTCCTTAGAGGTAGAATAACCTACTCTTGCTTGTAGCTGTTTTCTTTCTAATCATCAATGCTCCATGTAGAAGTTTTTATGCTTTATTTAATTGTTTACTTTTAGCCTTTTAGGGCCTTTATTATTGATTCAAAATTTCTTGCACCCTCTTCTATCCTGTTACATGAGTTCGTTTTGCCCTGGCTTCAGATTGTTATTatttgatgaattatgtgaATCCGTACTTAATTTAAAGGCATGGAGAATTAATGTTGGTGAAAGACAGAAGAGCGATGCCTTTACGCTATATTTTATCTATTTCCACTTATGTCGTAAAACATTTTTTCCATGGCTGCTTTGTGGCAATTTTTTCTCATGCAGAGATTCTATTGGCTGTATTGGCTTGAGTAACAGCAGATGTCATATTGATTTATATTGTACATGAGATCATATATCATGTTTAGTCTGAAATGATTAGGATTCTCTGTTTACTGTTTAGCGTATGGTTGTCACAATGTTTCCTTTTATCTGAGATGAGGTGCTTTGTctattagaatttagaaataGACTATTGCAATGTGGATCATTCTCATAAAATACTGCCTTCAACTAAATTCTTATAAATAACAATATTATCTGCAAGGTGGAAATTAATACTGTTTGCAATTAAATGCTTTGTCTAAAGAAAAGCTTTTGGCAATTATTATTCATGCCAACCAACTTCCCACACGCTTTACTGTTTGATTCTGATATGCTAGTTATGTATGGTTATAGTAATAAATGTTGATGGTTTCAGAAATGCGCCTCTAATATTCGGGAAGATTGAATAATATCCCTATCCATCCAAAAATTTCAGGCCTCACTACAATCTAAATCTTCAGAGCATTTCTGTCAATGGTCAAGTGTTATCAATAGATCCCTCAGTGTTTTCAACATCAAGCAACCAAGGAACCATAATTGATTCTGGGACTACTTTGGCATATCTTGTTGAGGCTGCCTATGATCCTCTTGTTAATGCTGTGAGTTTCATTGATGAATCGCTCAACTTTTTTTCCTTTACATTGCAATGCATTTCTGTTATACtatatttgaaattatattattatggaGCATCGTAAAATCATATAACAAGATTTGAAGTATGTCCTCCTCTTATTCAGGTCACTGCAGCTGTTTCTCAGTCTGTACGCTCAGTTCTTTCCAAGGGAAACCAGTGTTATTTGACATCTTCCGGGTCCACTTTTTAGACATTTCATAtgtgtttctttttcattatttgCTTAATCTTTTAGGCATATTTGTTGATCTAAAATTTTTGTCATCTTGTGCACAGGGTTACAGACGTATTTCCTCAAGTTAGTCTGAACTTTGCTGGAAGCGCATCTATGATATTGAGTCCTCAGGACTACCTTATACAGCAGAACTCAGTTGTGAGTTTTTAAGCTCTTCGCACATAATTGATACATAAGGTGTTGCATTTTGATTAGTAGAATTGCTGTTGAGTAAGAACAAGGCGGAATTGCCCCTTCAGTTGAAGCATTCCTTCAATTGGCTGCATGGATCTGACAATCTAGGTCCTGTTTTTCAAATCATGCAGCTTTTCATGCCTGGCCTGTATTTGGTATACCATTTGAAGTTGCAATGGGTTTTCAAGGTTTTTACATTGAATGCCGTAGGGCTGGTGAAAAATGTTTTGCTTCACTTTTTATGTGTATTACAATTCTGGAAGCTAACCTCTTCTCCCCTCTCTTAAAGAGATTCCATACACTTATGACTTCAGAACATTAGTTATTGGGTTCCTGCTGCTGCTCTTTTGATGTCTTTGATTTACCATTTCTTTCTAACCGCTGTAATGGTGTCTATCAGAAGATGGAAATACATGTGAATAAGCTGCAAAGTCCATTAGCATTCAGAAGATGATTCTGGGTGACATGAATCGGTTCCAAAAGGATACTCTGGATCTCTAACTTGGACTAGTGAATTTGTGTTGCAGGGTGCAGATGGATTGTGGTGCATTGGCTTTCAGAAATTTCAGGGTCAAGGGATGACAATTTTGGGAGGTATTTGCAAATGATGTTACTTTTTGATTCCTCATTTTGATGGTATAATATTTCATGAAATATATGACTTTCTTTTGAGACTCTGTAATCCAAATCCAAAGACAGTCATTGCTCCAGAAAATTTATAGGCATCTTAGTTACGATTTTCTTCTTCATATATTTAGACAATAGGAAACGTGTGCCTGAGGTCTGTTTTAATAGCTTGAACTCCTTGATATTATTGCGGTGTGCCTGTGCTAGAATGTACTTTAAGTTAGAACAGTAATCGTTTGCATTCTAGATGACgtgttgtttttttcttccttttgtatTTGTGCTTTTGGGAGTGGGAAATTGGTGGTTTGCAATGACTGCAATTGTATCTGAAAAATTATGGTCAATCATTTTCATTGTACTTCCTGATATTTAACACAGGTTTATATAACTGTATTTATTGTAACATGCTTTATGTATAATCGCGTTTCCCTGttattcaagaaaaaacattTCTCTATCGTGCTCAAAGAAATATCGTCTCTTCTTTCGTGCAGATCTTGTTCTGAAGGATAAGATTTTTGTATATGATCTAGCTAATCAGCGTATTGGATGGGCTAGCTACGATTGTAAGTATATCTCACCCTCTCAATGGTGCATTAGGAGACTGAATGAGAATAAAACTATCCAATTTCTCTAGAATTTCAATGTTCAAGTTGATTTACCTCTCGCTATAAATCTTAACCCGACCTTATATCTTTTGTTAGAGACACATCATGATTATTaatatgataaaaaatttatcctTACTGAAGAAGTTAAAGAAAGGCAACTTCCACTTCCCTTAGAGAAATAAAGTTTTTATAACCCAAGTGATAGAACAGAGGTTTACAAAACTTCACAACATAAATAAATACTTGTTTAGACTTTGGAGTGGAAGAGAGTTGATTTATTTTCACCGTTGTCCAAATGCCTCAAGTTGCAAGAGTTTACTCTTAATTCAAGTTTCTGATACCTTAATTTATCTTATTAGGTTCATTGTCAGTGAATGTCTCTGCAACAGCTAGGACTGGCAAAAGCGAATATGTCAATGCAGGACAGCTGAATAATAACAGCTCGCCACATAATGTACCCAACAAACTAATTCCAACAACTATACTAGCTTTACTCTTGCATATATGTATACTTGGGAGTGTCCTGTTCTTGTAGCATAGGGTGGGAGAGACGAGAGACTTGGGacttgtttttgattttctgtATATTCCTTTGCCGGTTTATATTTATAGTAATCGGCAGGACTTATCattattttggattttggtaGCAGCGAGTAGATGCTCGGTGTGCTCATTAGTCTTTATTCtatcagtattttttttatatagatagaaatatgtttctcattcaAACTTTGTTGGATATAGATATGTCTAATTTCTTGTTTTCCTTATTTTAGCAGAGCTTTGTATATTCATGGGGACTATTCGATCTTCTTTACATTATTTTGTAACTTGTACAGTACTACTCCTTTCTATTGATTCGAGACCTTCGCACCCATAACCCGTCAGCTTATAAAACTTGATCTTCGCACGCATCAGCTAATTGAACTTGATGACTTTGACATCCTGATCAAGCACCGCCCACCCCAATTTTCCATCTTCACCATCGGGCAGCCATGTTAGCAAGGTTTTGGGTAAGTTGAAGCCAATAGAGTGTAGTATCGTATCGTATCGTTGCCTTGCGATCAACTGTCTTAGCAAAAGAAGTTATTTGAGGTTTCAGTGGGTCTATGACATGTATTCAAATGGCCTGGTGGCTGGTAGAGAGTAAATTCATATTTAGTTGGGTTTGATGTGGCCACCCAAAATTGATCGAATCACGAAGGGCTGAAAAAACCAGCTCTCATGCGGCTGGCTGGTGTTTCGTTCTGCTCAAGCAGCTCAACTTTGCTGTGCCATGATATCCCAATATTTATAGGTTGGATTGGGAGAGGTCCGATACGCAATAGTTCTGTTTATATAGGGACGGAAATAGATCTGACGGTCACAAATAAACTCTCTCTCGCAATGCAAACACAGCaatggaaaaaagagagaaatttgcCATATTTGTCAAgacatttttttcttaaaaaaaaaatggggccATCGGCATTTCGAGCGCTAAGCTAGTTGGTGGATTGGGCGGGCTAATTGAATCCCTAGAGAACCATCAAGTGGCCTACGACACCGGCCCACCGCCAATGGCAATGTGGATCTTGGCCTCTTGGGCCGTCTTTTTTTGTCCGAATTCAGCTGTGGGACCCACTTTATCACCCAACCTTGTTTTGGGTGAAGGGATCCCTGGAatccattttttaaaatacaaaatCCCACGCCGCATAAACGTTCTGGATTTTCCAGGCAAATTGTCGTGATAAAccctaattttgaattttccttCCCCTCTACAGTACAGTTGTCCTCACCTCCGCGCGATACCGTAAACCCTGTGCCCGGCTACCTAATTCACCCCCTTTGAGTATCTTGGCTTCGATTGAACAAACGTAATTCGATCAATACCAATCTTGAATTTAGTTCTTCAATGGCAGAGGAGGAGGACAAGCGCAGTCGTGGCGAATCGAGTGATTACACATCGGAGGATGAGGGAACAGAGGATTACAGGAGAGGAGGATACCATCCAGTGCGGATAGGGGAAACATTCAAGCATGGTTGTTATGTGGTTCAGAGCAAGCTCGGATGGGGTCATTTTTCCACTGTATGGGTCGCTTGGGACACCCAGAGATCGGTATGTTTTGGTTTCTGTTGTTGGTATTGATATTTTTCCTGATGGATGGGCAACTGCGGGAAAGGGGAGAGGAGGAACTGGGAATGATagcgtttaatttttttttcgttcAACTTTTTTGTGTATGGCACATGAAAAGGAACTAGAAATATAGGAATTTCTGATTGGAGCGTGAGTGGGTGAGGGGATCTATTTGTGATTTGATATATTGTCTGATATGTCAACGACGTTGGAAAATTTTCGACTCAAGTGAACTCTTGTTTCATTGTCTAGTTTTTGTAAGTGGAGTAAGCATTATAAAAGAAGATTCCCATCTcttttattgttcaaatattttCAGGTTTACTCATAGgtaaataaatacacatatCTGCCAGGTGGTTTGTCTTCCTGGTAAACTCGTTATGGAAGTCCCCAATGGTTTTCATTGAAAAGCTATCTAACTACAAATGAGATTCATTTTGCAGCTGTATGTGGCATTGAAAGTTCAAAAGAGTGCTTCGCATTACACTGAAGCTGCAATGGATGAGATAAAAATACTCAAGCAGATTGCAGAGGGAGATCCTGATAACAAAAAGTGTGTTGTGAAGCTTTTGGATCATTTCAAGCATTCAGGGCCAAATGGACTTCATATGTGTATGGTTTTTGAGTACTTGGGAGATAACCTTTTGACACTTATTAAGTATAGTGATTACCGAGGGGTTCCTTTACATATGGTCAAAGAGATTTGTTTTCATATACTAGTAGGTTTGGATTACTTGCATAGCCAGCTTTCAATTATTCACACTGACTTGAAGCCGGAAAATGTCTTGCTTTCGTCATTCATTGATCCAACCAGAGATCCTAGCAAAACGAATGGTCCTCCCATCCTTCCAACTAGTAATAACAAAATTGTGTCTGTGCATGGTGCGGTAAAAGATATTAAGAGTTCAAATGGGGGTCTGACCAagaatcaaaaaaagaagattcgAAAGAAGGCGAAGAAGGTTGCTCAAGGAGCAGGGAAAGATGACTCTGAAGAACATGAAGCTGGAGATCATACACCCAATGCAGAGGATTCTAATGGTCAAGTAAAGCCAAGTGGGAATTCTGCTGAGGAACCAGTAAATGGTTCCGTGATTAGAGATGTTTCAGCAAAGAGTGAGAGAGTCAAGGATGCATCTCAAGAGAATCATGGTCGCAGAAGAGGAAGCCCGTCCACAATGAAAAAGCTCTTAGCAGCAGTTGATTGCAATTGCAAATTGGTTGATTTTGGAAATGCTTGTTGGACTCACAAGCAGTTTACGAGTGATATCCAGACAAGGCAGTATCGGTGTCCAGAGGTTATTCTTGGATCTAAATATTCAACTCCAGCAGATCTCTGGTCCTTTGCTTGCCTATGCTTTGAGCTTGCCACTGGAGATGTTCTTTTCGATCCTCATAGTGGTGATAACTACGACAGGGATGAGGTATAGATGCCATAGCTATAATAGTTGTTGTTTTATAGTGATGGTCTGCATTTCATATGACATTGTTTGAAGCTGGTcagttatttacttattttgattcttttgtgGGAAGTTTTCAAAGTATCTCTAAGGTCATTGTATACCGGTGAACTATTTTGAAATTTACAATCTACTCCCTGCTACAAAGAAAAAGACACACATCCTACCTAGGAGAAGACATACTCATTCACCAAAAAAATATCTGTTGGAAAACGTTGTCGAAGCTTCTTTTTGTTACAGCCTAGCTTTCTGTTTCGGAGTTCTTGGCTTTGTAAGATGTACTGGAGtgactcttttctttctttcttatgtGTTAACGAGCAAGCCgcctattttttttaacttgttCTAAAAAGGGCAATGCTTGTGGTTTCCATAATTTGGAGTATTGGACAACAAATAATAGCACTGAACAACCTCTTATCTATTGTGGTTCAAGTTTAGgtgaatttttcttttctccctcTTTTATTGTGTGTCTGAATCGATGTTTAACTTCCCAGTTTTATACTTGCAGGATCACTTAGCATTGATGATGGAGCTTCTTGGGACGATGCCACGCAAGGTACGACTTGGGTTTGCAATAATGAAGATATCTAATTTTTACCATATTGCAGAAACTGATTTTTTGTTAATCTTCACTCCTTGACGACCATCTACAATTCTATATTATACTCACTACTCGCTTTTAGTATTCAAGATCTAACTAATTTGGCCTTTAGATTGCACTACGTGGCCGCTTTTCTCGAGATTTCTTCAATAGAAATGGAGATTTAAGGCATATCCGCCGGTTACGCTCTTGGCCACTTAATAAGGTGTTGATTGAGAAGTACAGTTTCAGCGAGCAAGATGCTAATGACATGGCAGACTTCCTTGTCCCCATTCTTGATTTTTTGCCTGAGAAAAGGCCATCAGCAGCTGAATGCCTTAATCATCCATGGATCACTGGAAGACCCCGAATGCTTGAGCCTTCTATGGCAGCTAATCTTCCCCAGCCTTCAAGTGGGATTATATCTGAAACGGAGATACAACAGAAGGATGAGAAGGACACCATAGAGTTTGGTCTGGGAAATATGACAATTATTGAAGCTTCAAAGCCATCTAGAAAACCTCCTCCTATTGTAAATCCTCCAAATTAGATCTGATGAAAGTTTGAAGCCAGTGTTTTCGTCCCATATCCTTATTCACAGGTGTACTCTGGTTGAAACGGCGGAGAGAAGTTGGTCATCCACATTCATGTGAGAATTAAATCGTGCGGCAACT is part of the Tripterygium wilfordii isolate XIE 37 chromosome 7, ASM1340144v1, whole genome shotgun sequence genome and encodes:
- the LOC120002368 gene encoding SRSF protein kinase 3-like isoform X2 translates to MAEEEDKRSRGESSDYTSEDEGTEDYRRGGYHPVRIGETFKHGCYVVQSKLGWGHFSTVWVAWDTQRSLYVALKVQKSASHYTEAAMDEIKILKQIAEGDPDNKKCVVKLLDHFKHSGPNGLHMCMVFEYLGDNLLTLIKYSDYRGVPLHMVKEICFHILVGLDYLHSQLSIIHTDLKPENVLLSSFIDPTRDPSKTNGPPILPTSNNKIVSVHGAVKDIKSSNGGLTKNQKKKIRKKAKKVAQGAGKDDSEEHEAGDHTPNAEDSNGQVKPSGNSAEEPVNGSVIRDVSAKSERVKDASQENHGRRRGSPSTMKKLLAAVDCNCKLVDFGNACWTHKQFTSDIQTRQYRCPEVILGSKYSTPADLWSFACLCFELATGDVLFDPHSGDNYDRDEDHLALMMELLGTMPRKIALRGRFSRDFFNRNGDLRHIRRLRSWPLNKVLIEKYSFSEQDANDMADFLVPILDFLPEKRPSAAECLNHPWITGRPRMLEPSMAANLPQPSSGIISETEIQQKDEKDTIEVYSG
- the LOC120002368 gene encoding SRSF protein kinase 3-like isoform X1, yielding MAEEEDKRSRGESSDYTSEDEGTEDYRRGGYHPVRIGETFKHGCYVVQSKLGWGHFSTVWVAWDTQRSLYVALKVQKSASHYTEAAMDEIKILKQIAEGDPDNKKCVVKLLDHFKHSGPNGLHMCMVFEYLGDNLLTLIKYSDYRGVPLHMVKEICFHILVGLDYLHSQLSIIHTDLKPENVLLSSFIDPTRDPSKTNGPPILPTSNNKIVSVHGAVKDIKSSNGGLTKNQKKKIRKKAKKVAQGAGKDDSEEHEAGDHTPNAEDSNGQVKPSGNSAEEPVNGSVIRDVSAKSERVKDASQENHGRRRGSPSTMKKLLAAVDCNCKLVDFGNACWTHKQFTSDIQTRQYRCPEVILGSKYSTPADLWSFACLCFELATGDVLFDPHSGDNYDRDEDHLALMMELLGTMPRKIALRGRFSRDFFNRNGDLRHIRRLRSWPLNKVLIEKYSFSEQDANDMADFLVPILDFLPEKRPSAAECLNHPWITGRPRMLEPSMAANLPQPSSGIISETEIQQKDEKDTIEFGLGNMTIIEASKPSRKPPPIVNPPN